Proteins from a genomic interval of Debaryomyces hansenii CBS767 chromosome E complete sequence:
- a CDS encoding DEHA2E18348p (similar to uniprot|Q00772 Saccharomyces cerevisiae YHR030C), whose amino-acid sequence MPQDTETMYSGRVVNKVYNQDFIIDRRFKIVKELGHGAYGIVCSAKYDDGSDNEDGSYVAIKKITNIFSKKILCKRSLRELKLLQFFRGHKNITCLYDLDIIPNPITGEFNEIYLYEELMECDMHQIIRSGQHLTDSHYQSFIYQTLCGLKYIHSADVLHRDLKPGNLLVNADCELKICDFGLARGFSECPEQNVGFMTEYVATRWYRAPEIMLSFTNYTKAIDIWSVGCILAELLGGKPIFRGKDYVDQLNQILLILGTPKESTLTKIGSVRAQNYVRSLPFMRKVHYSELFPTANPLALDLLEKMLTLDPYERITVEEALNHPYLSVWHDPQDEPECQIKFDFKSFETVDDMKSMKNLIIDEVKNFRDFVRKPLQEQQQIQLQMQIQQQEREKQKNDSMDLSTPINQQQFNEMLSSSSNSNSNSNSNPETGVNTDTPKMTNDNDLQYYQSIPKPQELDEFTFSHNSKGLSPTDNNDNHTDLFRLEEELGFGLDGAGMFNNI is encoded by the coding sequence ATGCCACAAGATACAGAGACAATGTATTCTGGACGTGTTGTGAATAAGGTTTATAACCAAGATTTCATCATTGATAGAAGATTCAAGATAGTGAAAGAATTAGGGCATGGGGCTTATGGAATCGTATGTTCGGCCAAGTATGACGATGGatctgataatgaagatggaAGCTATGTAGCTATTAAGAAGATCACCAATATTTTCagcaagaaaatattgtgTAAGAGATCTTTGagagaattgaaattgctACAATTCTTCAGAGGACACAAGAATATTACATGTCTATATGATTTGGATATTATTCCTAATCCAATAACCGGAGAATTCAACgaaatatatctttatgaagaattaatggAATGTGACATGCATCAAATCATTAGATCAGGTCAACACTTAACGGATTCGCATTATCAATCATTCATTTATCAGACATTGTGTGGTTTAAAGTATATTCATAGTGCTGACGTCTTGCATCGTGATTTAAAACCAGGCAATTTATTAGTTAACGCTGATTGtgaattgaagatttgtGATTTTGGATTAGCAAGGGGGTTCCTGGAATGTCCTGAGCAGAATGTTGGGTTCATGACTGAATATGTAGCAACTAGGTGGTACAGAGCTCCTGAGATCATGTTGAGTTTTACAAATTATACTAAAGCAATTGATATCTGGTCAGTTGGTTGTATATTGGCCGAATTATTAGGAGGGAAACCAATTTTCAGAGGTAAGGATTATgttgatcaattgaatcaaattttaCTTATTTTAGGAACCCCGAAGGAATCAACATTAACTAAGATTGGATCTGTCAGAGCTCAGAATTATGTGAGATCCTTACCGTTTATGCGAAAGGTTCATTATTCTGAATTGTTTCCAACTGCAAATCCGTTGGCTCTAGatttattggaaaaaaTGCTCACTTTAGATCCGTATGAAAGAATTACCGTTGAAGAAGCGTTAAACCATCCATATTTATCTGTTTGGCATGATCCACAAGATGAACCAGAGTgtcaaataaaatttgatttcaagTCGTTTGAAACTGTCGATGATATGAAGTCAATGAAAAATCTTATAATTGATGAGGTCAAGAATTTTAGAGATTTTGTCAGAAAACCATTACAAGAACAACAGCAAATTCAACTACAAATGCAGATACAGCAACAGGAAAGAgagaaacaaaaaaatgATTCCATGGATTTATCAACTCCAATAAATCAGCAacaatttaatgaaatgttAAGTTCAAGTTCTAACTCTAACtccaattcaaattcaaaccCAGAGACGGGGGTTAATACAGACACTCCAAAGATGACGAATGATAATGACTTGCAGTATTATCAATCTATTCCAAAACCACAGGaacttgatgaatttaCATTTTCACATAATAGTAAGGGCTTATCTCCGAcagataataatgacaatCATACTGATTTATTTAGATTGGAAGAAGAACTAGGGTTTGGCTTAGATGGTGCTGGGAtgttcaataatatttaa
- a CDS encoding DEHA2E18326p (similar to CA5864|IPF364 Candida albicans), with amino-acid sequence MVLQEEFQVEQFMDKYETDIKYNMGETCVDSLSIKDLTELVDPRDAKNVQQQLSKAVLETKLTYGCIQGSERLRKAISKIYNDDYKGGENPNPVEPTDLVITNGAIGGNFLLFYTLVDPEDHVIIVDPSYQQLSSVPNVFSSGNATKFPMNFEDGYRPNLEKLSNLMAERKTKLLVINNPNNPTGVVWENQVLEKIIDICRKHDAYILCDEVYRPLYHSVEPGPKSIVNFGYEKAISTGSTSKAFSFAGLRLGWIACQNPGLVKNLLCKRDYNTISVSMIDDILATFVLDNYKTILERNYQLCRDNLKLIEDFVDESQGKVAWVKPQGGTTCFLKFTNPNIDTFNMSTDLAENHGLLIIPGETFYNKKGFIRVGFGNSRASVEGGLAVLKQWLVKENLW; translated from the coding sequence ATGGTTTTGCAAGAGGAGTTTCAAGTTGAACAGTTCATGGATAAATATGAGACTGATATCAAGTATAACATGGGCGAAACATGTGTTGATTCGTTATCTATAAAGGACTTGACAGAGTTAGTAGATCCAAGGGATGCTAAGAATGTACAGCAACAATTGTCGAAGGCTGTTTTGGAGACAAAGCTAACTTACGGATGCATTCAGGGGTCTGAAAGGTTGAGAAAGGCTATTTCTAAGATTTATAATGACGATTATAAGGGGGGTGAAAACCCGAACCCAGTTGAGCCGACAGACTTGGTTATAACCAATGGAGCCATTGGTGGCAACTTCTTACTATTTTACACTTTGGTAGATCCTGAAGATCATGTAATTATAGTTGATCCGAGCTACCAACAATTATCTAGTGTGCCCAATGTGTTCTCAAGTGGAAATGCCACCAAATTCCCAATGAACTTCGAAGATGGTTATAGGCCAAATTTAGAGAAGTTATCGAACTTAATGGCCGAGAGAAAGACCAAGTTATTGGTTATTAATAATCCCAATAATCCAACGGGTGTTGTTTGGGAGAACCAAGTATTAGAGaaaatcattgatattTGCAGAAAGCACGACGCTTACATATTATGTGACGAGGTATACAGACCGTTGTACCATTCAGTTGAACCGGGTCCAAAATCCATAGTTAATTTTGGATATGAAAAGGCCATTTCTACAGGATCTACTTCCAAGGCATTCTCATTCGCTGGGTTGAGACTAGGCTGGATTGCATGTCAAAATCCCGGattagtgaaaaatttactATGTAAGAGAGATTATAATACGATTTCAGTTTCAATGATTGACGACATCTTAGCGACGTTTGTATTGGACAACTACAAGACAATTcttgaaagaaattatcAGCTTTGCAGGGATAATTTGAAACTAATCGAGGACTTTGTTGATGAATCTCAAGGAAAAGTTGCGTGGGTGAAGCCTCAGGGAGGAACTACGTGCTTTTTGAAGTTCACTAATCCAAACATCGATACTTTTAACATGTCGACAGATTTAGCAGAGAATCACGGTTTGTTGATTATTCCCGGTGAAACGTTTTATAACAAGAAGGGCTTCATCAGAGTAGGTTTCGGGAATAGTAGAGCTTCGGTCGAAGGTGGCCTCGCCGTATTGAAGCAATGGCTAGTAAAAGAAAACTTATGGTAA
- a CDS encoding DEHA2E18392p (similar to uniprot|P43572 Saccharomyces cerevisiae YFL024C) — translation MAIHPSKGTGGSKQSNSGARFRQRKISVKQPLTIYKQSDLPTLNASNDLEPSQIHHLNSNANQQQRDIHAIETGVDKNEEDEVHLQQVINAAQKVLLGSQNEDGDKKKDDSDKKTDASVYIPTPDASRIWTDASKYYNDKSFREPETYIKFSATVEDTVGVEFNMDEIDEEFLKNKLWKNYPKVKSPKVKSEKLDDTNKENDNARKCSEVEFEIICDKLEKIIEEKQPFLSMDPSNILSFKELSAYIIEEFNNSNKDKPYVQLGSNLKYISTTALKEKLSKELSFEPFVTLFDKSLLDQTSTNIVRPIPKLLELFGEPVYEHWKYRKIERKGKQIHPALKFEDPSANEKDNDNDPYICFRRREFRQARKTRRADTLGAERIRLLQKSMHRARDLVMSVCRRELIKLENWETDHAIFKLRSDAKNLKRVVGVKGDDFLFYPHKRKKIIKVKEEDEDKESSKIKRDKRSRFDSSREGSATSMPGSATIGTNAINKDRLANGQVHHTQEASSSSQPYVKLPPSKIPDMGLVTVSLVLKEKNETIKRAVLEKLRKRKEQDKDFINVTDDPYQPFFNIATNTKFKNNELKHIPYSSIAATSFHEINTTNYISEKLKNLLEEGKKPLPGTKTFRGSNGELIPSKPFPHLSALIQDRIDNSQFNSVSYIAQLLSNIENNNFSAYNNGYGQQQQHQHQETNRDKTKLSDPIFRLRKRVGRFNRNFVDRRGLMKRPNDVIDDFLKFDDEGVNDDCDQMDVDSESISKNNVPNVYDSRVDEIKRLDSRWQFDNDLTEYDKGLQSPFSLDPSRLNCISDDTQSIRFGSMLLSKSYDLLRDSVHQRQQALVQQARMRTLQQQQRNNKQQAAGQSSGSSSASLGSNTNSNSSISGQADQGQTNLTNSGITRQGGANVNGSQTSTTNNTRSSVSGGSMNPKLPTQSSQRSNTNSPLLASQPQGYSQQQKFNKIPPTSQSQSQSPTHAAGQLQTSKMYNKHGSNITPSNLKGPKFTPANNNQIGGSLPNRK, via the coding sequence ATGGCAATACATCCTTCAAAAGGTACTGGTGGTTCTAAGCAGTCGAATTCGGGAGCCAGGTTTCGACAACGGAAGATTTCTGTGAAACAGCCGTTGACAATATATAAACAAAGTGATTTACCGACATTAAATGCATCCAATGACTTAGAGCCATCACAGattcatcatttgaatcTGAATGCCAACCAACAACAAAGAGATATACATGCAATAGAGACTGGTGTGgataagaatgaagaagatgaagtcCATTTACAACAAGTAATTAATGCAGCGCAGAAAGTACTTTTGGGATCTCAGAATGAGGATGGagataaaaagaaagatgatAGTGATAAGAAGACAGATGCGCTGGTTTATATTCCAACTCCTGATGCATCTAGAATTTGGACTGATGCATCTAAGTACTATAACGACAAATCATTTAGAGAACCAGAaacatatataaaattcagTGCTACCGTTGAAGACACCGTCGGtgttgaattcaatatgGATGAAATAGACGaggaatttttgaaaaacaaGCTCTGGAAGAATTATCCTAAAGTAAAATCACCGAAAGTAAAATCAGAAAAACTAGATGACacaaataaagaaaacgATAACGCTCGTAAGTGCTCAGAAGTAGAATTCGAAATCATATGTGATAAGCTTGAAAagataattgaagaaaagcaACCTTTTTTATCTATGGATCCTTCGAACATTTtatctttcaaagaattatcaGCATATATTATAGaggaatttaataattcaaacaaaGATAAGCCGTATGTTCAATTAGgatcaaatttgaaatatatttcgACCACGgcattgaaagaaaaattatccaaGGAATTATCTTTCGAGCCATTCGTTACATTGTTTGATAAGTCTCTATTGGATCAAACATCAACAAATATCGTAAGACCGATTCCGAAActattggaattatttgGGGAGCCAGTATATGAGCATTGGAAATATAGAAAGATCGAGCGTAAAGGAAAGCAAATACATCCAGCCcttaaatttgaagatcCAAGTGCAAACgaaaaagataatgataatgatccATATATTTGTTTCCGTCGTCGTGAATTCCGCCAAGCACGTAAAACGAGGAGGGCAGATACACTAGGTGCCGAAAGAATAAGACTATTACAAAAATCAATGCATAGAGCAAGAGATTTGGTAATGTCGGTCTGTCGCAGAGAACTAAtcaaattggaaaattgGGAAACTGATCATGCAATTTTCAAGTTGCGTAGTGACGctaagaatttgaaaagagTTGTTGGAGTTAAAGGTGATGATTTCCTTTTCTATCCACAcaagaggaagaagattattaaagtcaaagaagaagatgaagataaggAATCATCGAAAATTAAGCGTGATAAAAGATCCAGATTCGATTCATCTCGTGAAGGATCTGCTACATCGATGCCAGGCTCGGCTACTATTGGTACAAATGCAATTAACAAAGATAGATTGGCTAACGGCCAAGTACATCATACACAAGAGGCTTCGTCATCCTCTCAACCTTACGTTAAATTGCCACCTTCAAAGATTCCAGATATGGGATTGGTTACCGTTTCTTTAGTattgaaagagaaaaacGAAACCATCAAAAGGGCTGTATTAGAAAAGTTACGGAAAAGAAAGGAACAAGATAAGGATTTCATTAATGTAACTGACGATCCGTATCAAccttttttcaatattgcAACAAATACTAAATTTAAGAATAATGAGCTAAAGCACATTCCTTATTCTTCTATTGCTGCAACTAGCTTCCATGAAATTAATACGACGAATTACataagtgaaaaattgaaaaatttgctagaagaaggaaaaaaACCTCTCCCCGGAACCAAAACTTTCAGGGGCTCAAATGGTGAATTGATTCCGTCTAAGCCATTTCCTCATTTACTGGCTTTGATTCAAGACCGTATTGATAATAGTCAATTCAATTCGGTAAGTTACATTGCacaattattatcaaatatagaaaacaataatttcagCGCTTATAATAACGGTTATGGtcagcaacaacaacaccAGCATCAAGAGACAAATAGAGATAAAACGAAACTCTCGGATCCAATTTTCAGATTGAGAAAAAGAGTTGGTAGATTCAATAGAAACTTTGTTGATAGAAGAGGCTTGATGAAAAGACCAAATGATGTAATTGACGACTTCTTAAAATTCGATGACGAAGGGGTCAATGATGATTGTGATCAAATGGATGTTGATTCTGAActgatttcaaaaaataatgTTCCAAATGTTTATGACAGTAGGGTGGATGAAATTAAGAGATTGGATTCACGCTGgcaatttgataatgactTAACTGAATATGACAAAGGATTACAAAGTCCGTTTAGTTTGGATCCATCTAGATTGAATTGTATAAGTGATGATACTCAATCAATTAGGTTCGGTTCAATGTTATTGTCTAAATCTTATGATTTGCTAAGAGATTCTGTTCACCAAAGACAACAGGCTTTAGTGCAGCAAGCAAGAATGAGGACGTTacagcaacaacaaagaaataataaacagCAAGCTGCTGGTCAAAGTTCAGGATCTAGTAGTGCATCATTAGGATCCAATACTAATTCAAACTCAAGCATTTCAGGACAAGCAGATCAGGGACAGACTAACTTAACTAATTCTGGTATTACTAGGCAGGGTGGGGCTAACGTAAATGGCAGCCAAACCTCAACTACAAATAACACCAGATCGAGTGTGTCAGGGGGTTCTATGAACCCAAAATTGCCAACTCAGAGTCTGCAAAGATCTAATACAAATTCCCCATTACTTGCTTCACAACCCCAAGGTTATTCGcaacaacaaaaatttAACAAGATTCCGCCAACATCCCAATCTCAATCTCAATCCCCAACCCACGCAGCTGGCCAATTACAGACTTCAAAAATGTACAATAAACATGGTAGTAATATTACtccttcaaatttaaaGGGCCCCAAATTTACTCCGgcaaataataatcagATTGGTGGATCTTTACCTAATCGTAAATGA
- a CDS encoding DEHA2E18370p (similar to CA5866|IPF361 Candida albicans IPF361 unknown function): MTSTTVQLSQLPSANGFLNSVCPGITYLDYNVHFSLEEDLTKLPQHGSLELDWPLVGNHSTATNKALLSPTYLHISRPPLNRVPGSNESTTYVSMPYHITNFFEKIVKTKEAAKSKDGGMHIGANVNPLVHDPFKLIHLNPGCLSTMIDLDNMKNASANSHNFASKNPFNKLTSNFNKLLKITNSNTNANDNNSNTHNLLAFLPDNKSNSNGHLIERIMNYDNESYLNELNSPKTSKLLISSHINVLNVISIDDESNYKNTHEIFADKPSLPYNEEYIQEGTQYPKVIENPLLRIQFQQHSIITSLVAFTSLAQHPIVVLGFGSGEIVMINLSLLTYQVFDDLSSNPVMPDSASFNSYSYSNNLRQASVTSLSIISNNLYEFLIVAGYSNGEVAIIDPYAKSNDDKSKLRYSKRVVGKDDHVTYFKKFDLSPFTTTKEQLDEYPNYLIGHMKVSHKAITSITSTLPYNTNDNYNQSNPMIVAIASDDGLVRFIDLVSTYNMNYGDTGNPLNNSLICDMISNYFHNQISDIQFSPDFKFFCVVGKGDLIEIFKMTYYNINGFLTKYSNNHHANNTNPTGTSNYAGISGRRSRSGTINSANSGSGANIPINNQFLSPTSTMPSNTYEHARFDESIHNVSNSNINMESTYPLIVKDIKIVSRFKGHTNTVHKIKFVLNEENRDNIESASSNSPVYKLISCGYDGQIIIWEFDYKALPKVKRHHHLVSKQKRRYSMQPSPPPPFQPQFKSKQVTHNPSNISSNRISASMSMKTNQNYHARNISLTQPDDAMSPSMSMASFQFNNLNAPWNNAVGGTMSNMASVLNGRNCSREISSENLTDNIQVIVALYKSLYDLRLKRHYTRLVLQESNNYKAKKRYSTIIHPIISDKLVPSIEVPLLVIDLSHWIKDGRLDGFYLDKLNFWCFGKNGDIFRYQIK, from the coding sequence ATGACCCTGACGACTGTACAATTACTGCAATTACCCTCTGCTAATGGATTTTTAAATTCGGTATGCCCAGGTATAACATATTTGGATTATAATGTTCATTTTAGCCTTGAGGAGGATCTAACCAAATTACCCCAACATGGGCTGCTAGAGCTAGATTGGCCATTAGTAGGAAATCATTCTACAGCCACTAATAAGGCATTGTTGTCTCCTACATATCTACACATTTCGAGGCCTCCGTTGAATAGGGTGCCAGGGTCGAATGAATCAACTACGTACGTTTCAATGCCGTACCATATAactaatttttttgaaaagattgTAAAAACCAAAGAGGCTGCTAAATCAAAGGACGGGGGTATGCATATTGGAGCAAATGTGAACCCACTAGTACATGATccattcaaattaattcatttgaatcCGGGATGCCTTTCCACTATGATTGACCTCGATAATATGAAGAATGCAAGTGCAAATAGCCATAATTTTGCAAGTAAAAACCCATTCAATAAGCTAACAAGTAACTTTAAcaagttattgaagatcACGAATTCCAATACTAATGCgaatgataataatagtaatacCCATAACTTACTAGCATTTTTGCCTGACAATAAATCGAATTCGAACGGTCATTTAAtagaaagaataatgaattatgaCAATGAatcatatttgaatgagTTGAATTCTCCGAAGActtctaaattattgatttcgTCCCATATCAATGTTTTGAATGTAATCAGTATAgatgatgaatcaaattataaaaatacGCATGAAATTTTCGCCGATAAACCTAGCTTACCTTATAATGAGGAATATATACAAGAAGGAACACAATACCCTAAGGTTATTGAGAATCCTTTGTTGCGGATCCAATTTCAACAACATCTGATTATCACAAGCTTAGTGGCATTCACAAGCTTAGCTCAACATCCAATTGTTGTTCTTGGTTTCGGAAGTGGTGAAATTGTCatgataaatttatcattgtTGACTTATCaagtatttgatgatttgaGCTCTAACCCTGTGATGCCAGATTCTGCATCCTTTAATTCTTATTCTTATTCGAATAATCTAAGGCAAGCCTCGGTAACTAGCTTATCTATAATTTCCAATAACCTATACGAGTTTTTAATAGTTGCAGGTTATTCCAATGGCGAAGTCGCTATCATCGACCCATATGCCaaatcaaatgatgataaatctAAACTACGCTATTCGAAGCGTGTTGTTGGAAAAGACGATCATGTTACatacttcaagaaatttgatttaAGTCCTTTTACAACTACCAAAGAGCAATTAGATGAATACCCTAATTACCTCATTGGTCATATGAAGGTTAGCCACAAGGCTATCACATCAATAACATCAACTTTACCCTATAATACAAACGATAACTATAATCAGTCTAATCCCATGATAGTAGCTATTGCTTCGGATGATGGTTTGGTAAGATTTATAGACCTTGTTTCTACATACAATATGAACTATGGGGATACAGGTAATCCGTTGAATAACTCTTTAATTTGTGATATGATTTCAAACTACTTCCACAATCAAATTTcagatattcaattttcgCCagattttaaatttttctgtGTCGTGGGTAAGGGGGATCTAattgaaatctttaaaaTGACTTATTACAATATCAATGGATTTTTAAcaaaatattccaataatcACCATGCAAATAATACCAATCCAACTGGGACTTCAAACTACGCAGGTATTTCTGGACGAAGGTCTAGAAGTGGAACAATTAACAGTGCTAACTCAGGAAGTGGTGCGAATATTCCCATCAACAATCAATTCTTATCACCTACGTCGACGATGCCCTCAAATACCTATGAGCATGCAAGGTTCGATGAATCAATCCATAACGTGAgcaattcaaatattaatatggAGCTGACTTATCCTCTTATAGTAAAAGATATAAAGATTGTTAGTAGATTTAAAGGACATACGAACACAGTtcataaaatcaaattcgtTTTAAACGAGGAGAATAGAGATAATATAGAACTGGCATCATCTAATAGCCCTGTTTATAAACTAATCAGCTGTGGATATGACGgacaaataataatttgggAGTTTGATTATAAGGCACTTCCAAAGGTTAAAAGGCATCATCATTTAGTAAGTAAACagaaaagaagatattCTATGCAACCttcaccaccaccaccattCCAACCTCAATTTAAATCTAAACAAGTTACGCATAATCCAagtaatatttcttctaacAGAATTTCTGCTTCAATGTCTATGAAGACGAACCAAAACTACCATGCACGAAATATATCACTAACTCAGCCAGATGATGCAATGTCACCATCAATGTCTATGGCAtcatttcaatttaataatttgaatgcACCGTGGAATAATGCAGTAGGTGGCACGATGTCAAATATGGCTTCTGTTTTAAATGGTCGCAATTGCAGCCGAGAAATATCGCTGGAAAATTTAACTGATAATATTCAAGTAATTGTTGCGTTATATAAATCACTTTATGACTTGAGGTTGAAAAGACACTATACAAGGTTAGTATTACAGGAGtcaaataattataaagCGAAGAAAAGGTATTCTACAATAATACATCCTATTATTAGCGATAAGCTTGTGCCTTCCATTGAAGTGCCATTGCTAGTAATTGATTTGTCGCATTGGATTAAAGATGGAAGATTGGATGGTTTTTATTTGGATAAGCTAAATTTCTGGTGTTTTGGCAAAAATGGGGACATATTTAGGTAccaaattaaataa